A single genomic interval of halophilic archaeon DL31 harbors:
- a CDS encoding hypothetical protein (KEGG: hma:rrnAC1334 hypothetical protein) — MSSPTADNGARSYSRAVIAVNAVVSAVVALGLVWLVNGYTIFYERLFRVQPTVEGGGIGADWVSGNEIGWLKIMVDAIHIVDIVLGVFILLMVFIHWGAFRRLASRMRQPGENRLAADGGVENDATAETPGGEQE, encoded by the coding sequence ATGAGCTCCCCTACCGCGGACAACGGCGCGCGCAGCTACTCCCGAGCCGTCATCGCGGTCAACGCCGTCGTTTCGGCCGTCGTCGCGCTGGGCCTGGTGTGGCTCGTCAACGGCTACACCATCTTCTACGAGCGGCTGTTCCGCGTCCAGCCCACCGTCGAGGGTGGCGGTATCGGCGCGGACTGGGTCTCGGGCAACGAGATCGGCTGGCTGAAGATTATGGTCGACGCCATCCACATCGTCGACATCGTGCTGGGCGTGTTCATCCTGCTGATGGTGTTTATCCACTGGGGCGCGTTCCGACGCCTCGCCAGCCGGATGCGCCAGCCGGGTGAGAACCGACTCGCAGCGGATGGTGGCGTCGAGAACGACGCGACTGCGGAGACACCCGGAGGTGAGCAGGAATGA
- a CDS encoding Nitrate reductase (KEGG: hma:rrnAC1332 formate dehydrogenase alpha subunit~PFAM: Molybdopterin oxidoreductase; Molybdopterin oxidoreductase Fe4S4 region; Twin-arginine translocation pathway, signal sequence, subgroup; Molydopterin dinucleotide-binding region), which produces MSSEPVSLDLDRRSFLKASALAGAVALGGGGAGQALAAGDEGVDGTDVEGELTKTICNFCAVGCGFHGERKGNAFVGQEPWNENPINNGALCSKGAAIYGSEHSERRLKHPLIKDGDSWRKAGWSEALDKVGSEIEDIRQEHGPDSVMWMGSAHFCNEESYAFRKLASFFGTNNVDHQARICHSTTVAGLANTWGYGAMTNTINDYRNFDLNLIIGQNPAEAHPIAMQHILEGQKRGGEIACVDPRFTKTAAKADHYYRMRPGTDVALMMGLMKYMRDESELDQEMLQERVMGWPDVEVELDQYDLETVEDITWVSQEQIQHLGDLIIENAPKVQIEWAMGGTQHNNGTQNIRSYALTSLASGSAAQSGGGLQVMRGHANVQGATDLAVASHILPGYYSVGSPGSWRYWTDVWSESPYTSGTVDFEELYDRYDLMPENLYTRQSGEGETPDETFPNDRSMMFQKGMTVARWFDGGLSQEDRLNETPLYQPDELKAVVIWGHSVNSISEMQKMKDAMERMDLVVVVDVFPSVASVLSDQDNVVILSAASQYEHHRSLTNSHRSVQWSDPVRPPSHNSKPDLEIMQELAARFGFGDHFDWGSGPGLHNGKTTYEECLREVNLGVRTIGYQQDPSRLQEQREYDWAFSTENLKCEEEGLPVSGEFWQLPWPCWGEGHPGTPIIWNDDVDPRNGGQDFRSRWGIQAPTPDEWEEMNTDKEYPMQETYDQGGEEALNMLRDPYTPDWESSFDSEVQGVPQYPGFATTLPPDSSNPDALSLPYAYALDPTKSVYDTAVAMNEQYGTEFDEAFYQQYDFKQPDAPTGRGRARGVVWNFIDTVPVHREPIESPRPDLVEEWPANGQQTNFYRLDQNNAVVQEKATAAANPTSEDGFSTIMTTGRQVEHQGGGAETRSVEYLADLQPHMYVEIHPEMAEEMDDLDGGDLVIVSTTDRGSILVKSRVTPRPAPEEVFMPYHWGGIAKGQSLLDKYPEGNEPFAIGDSVNFITSRGYDVETQMQETKAGLVKVRPATQELADELNMGVDLSTFTFPQDEAGFGQQKDFDTRDSTTTQ; this is translated from the coding sequence ATGAGCTCAGAACCAGTCTCCCTCGACCTGGATCGCAGGTCGTTCCTGAAAGCCAGCGCGCTCGCAGGCGCGGTGGCCCTCGGGGGCGGCGGCGCCGGACAGGCGCTCGCGGCAGGCGACGAGGGGGTAGACGGAACTGACGTAGAGGGCGAACTAACCAAGACCATCTGTAACTTCTGTGCGGTGGGCTGTGGCTTCCACGGCGAGCGCAAGGGCAACGCGTTCGTTGGCCAGGAACCGTGGAACGAGAACCCGATCAACAACGGGGCGCTCTGTTCGAAGGGGGCCGCGATCTACGGGAGTGAGCACTCCGAACGGCGGCTCAAACACCCGCTAATTAAGGATGGCGACTCCTGGCGGAAAGCGGGCTGGAGCGAAGCCCTCGATAAGGTCGGGAGCGAGATTGAGGATATCCGACAGGAACACGGTCCGGACTCGGTGATGTGGATGGGGTCAGCACACTTCTGCAACGAGGAGTCCTACGCGTTCCGGAAGCTTGCGAGCTTCTTCGGGACCAACAACGTCGACCACCAGGCCCGTATCTGCCACTCCACAACGGTGGCCGGCCTCGCAAACACGTGGGGCTACGGGGCGATGACCAACACCATCAACGACTACCGGAACTTCGATCTCAACCTCATCATTGGGCAGAATCCGGCGGAGGCCCACCCTATCGCGATGCAGCATATCCTTGAGGGCCAGAAGCGCGGCGGCGAAATTGCTTGCGTGGACCCGCGGTTCACCAAGACGGCCGCCAAGGCCGACCACTACTACCGGATGCGGCCCGGCACTGACGTGGCCCTCATGATGGGCCTGATGAAGTACATGCGGGACGAGTCCGAACTCGACCAGGAGATGCTGCAGGAGCGGGTCATGGGCTGGCCCGACGTGGAGGTCGAACTCGACCAGTACGACCTCGAAACGGTCGAGGACATCACCTGGGTCAGCCAGGAGCAGATTCAGCACCTCGGCGACCTCATTATCGAGAACGCCCCCAAGGTCCAGATTGAGTGGGCCATGGGCGGGACCCAGCACAACAACGGGACCCAGAACATCCGGTCCTACGCGCTGACCTCGCTGGCCTCCGGGAGCGCTGCCCAATCCGGCGGCGGCCTGCAGGTCATGCGTGGCCACGCGAACGTGCAGGGCGCGACCGACCTCGCGGTGGCCAGTCACATTCTGCCTGGCTACTACTCGGTCGGCTCGCCCGGCTCGTGGCGCTACTGGACCGACGTCTGGTCGGAGAGCCCCTACACGAGCGGTACGGTCGACTTCGAGGAGCTCTACGACCGGTACGACCTGATGCCGGAGAACCTCTACACCCGGCAGTCCGGGGAGGGCGAGACGCCCGACGAGACGTTCCCCAACGACCGGTCGATGATGTTCCAGAAGGGGATGACTGTCGCCCGCTGGTTCGACGGTGGCCTCTCCCAAGAGGATCGGCTCAACGAAACACCGCTCTACCAGCCCGACGAGCTGAAGGCAGTCGTCATCTGGGGCCACTCGGTTAACTCCATCTCGGAGATGCAGAAGATGAAAGACGCGATGGAGCGGATGGATCTGGTCGTCGTCGTTGACGTGTTCCCCTCGGTGGCGTCGGTGCTCTCGGATCAGGACAACGTCGTGATCCTCTCGGCGGCGTCCCAGTACGAGCACCACCGCTCGCTCACGAACTCTCACCGCTCGGTCCAGTGGTCCGACCCCGTGCGACCGCCGTCGCACAACTCGAAGCCGGACCTCGAGATCATGCAGGAGCTCGCAGCGCGCTTCGGCTTCGGCGATCACTTCGACTGGGGTTCGGGGCCCGGCCTCCACAACGGCAAGACGACCTACGAGGAGTGCCTGCGCGAGGTCAACCTCGGCGTCCGAACCATCGGTTATCAGCAGGACCCCAGCCGCCTGCAGGAGCAGCGCGAGTATGATTGGGCGTTCTCAACTGAGAACCTCAAATGCGAGGAGGAGGGGCTCCCCGTCTCCGGTGAGTTCTGGCAGCTTCCCTGGCCGTGCTGGGGCGAGGGCCACCCGGGCACCCCCATCATCTGGAACGACGACGTAGACCCGCGCAACGGCGGGCAGGACTTCCGTTCCCGCTGGGGCATTCAGGCGCCGACGCCCGACGAGTGGGAGGAGATGAACACGGACAAGGAGTACCCGATGCAGGAGACCTACGATCAGGGTGGCGAGGAAGCCCTGAACATGCTTCGGGACCCCTACACACCCGACTGGGAATCTTCCTTCGACAGCGAGGTGCAGGGCGTTCCCCAGTACCCCGGCTTCGCAACGACGCTCCCGCCGGACTCGAGCAACCCCGACGCGCTCTCCCTCCCGTACGCGTACGCGCTCGACCCGACAAAGTCCGTCTACGACACTGCGGTTGCGATGAACGAGCAGTACGGGACGGAGTTCGATGAGGCGTTCTACCAGCAGTACGACTTCAAGCAGCCCGACGCGCCGACCGGGCGTGGCCGCGCACGCGGGGTGGTTTGGAACTTCATCGACACGGTGCCGGTCCACCGCGAGCCCATCGAGAGCCCGCGCCCGGACCTCGTCGAGGAGTGGCCCGCGAACGGCCAGCAGACGAACTTCTACCGACTCGACCAGAACAACGCGGTCGTCCAGGAGAAGGCCACCGCAGCGGCGAACCCGACCAGCGAGGACGGCTTCTCCACCATCATGACGACCGGCCGGCAGGTCGAACACCAGGGCGGGGGCGCGGAGACGCGCTCCGTCGAGTATCTGGCCGACCTCCAGCCGCATATGTACGTGGAGATTCACCCCGAGATGGCCGAGGAGATGGACGATCTCGACGGCGGCGACCTCGTCATCGTCTCGACGACGGACCGCGGGTCCATCCTCGTGAAGTCTCGGGTCACCCCGCGACCGGCACCTGAAGAGGTGTTCATGCCGTACCACTGGGGCGGCATCGCGAAGGGACAGAGCCTCCTCGATAAGTATCCCGAGGGCAATGAGCCGTTCGCCATCGGCGACTCGGTGAACTTCATCACCTCGCGGGGGTACGACGTGGAGACCCAGATGCAGGAGACCAAGGCCGGGCTCGTGAAGGTCCGGCCGGCCACACAGGAGCTGGCCGACGAGCTGAACATGGGCGTCGACCTTTCGACGTTCACGTTCCCGCAGGACGAGGCCGGCTTCGGGCAGCAGAAGGACTTCGACACCCGCGACAGCACGACGACTCAGTAA
- a CDS encoding 4Fe-4S ferredoxin iron-sulfur binding domain-containing protein (PFAM: 4Fe-4S ferredoxin, iron-sulphur binding, subgroup~KEGG: hma:rrnAC1333 formate dehydrogenase-O iron-sulfur subunit), translating to MATNESDTEMMSQGVMSTGDDTRIFPDVAACIDCGGCVVACNRTWDVPRDEQRISISTMLEGEEGAEGLNASPSQAIAQGESPGETSVPMQCYHCDNAPCVSVCPVDALVKKDDGFVDVRDDVCIGCQYCLSACPFGAPQFPGSNEGAASIFGTGGTMDKCTMCEERQEVGKGPACAEECATDAILVGSSEQIADELEKRDSGSFFNDQAMQIVFGEEDATEAFGV from the coding sequence ATGGCTACGAACGAATCAGACACCGAAATGATGAGCCAGGGGGTGATGTCCACCGGTGACGACACTCGCATCTTCCCCGACGTGGCTGCATGTATCGACTGTGGCGGCTGTGTTGTCGCCTGTAACCGAACGTGGGACGTTCCCCGCGACGAACAGCGAATCAGCATCTCGACGATGTTGGAGGGCGAGGAAGGCGCCGAGGGGCTGAACGCCAGCCCATCCCAAGCGATTGCCCAGGGCGAGTCGCCTGGCGAGACCAGCGTGCCGATGCAGTGTTACCACTGTGACAACGCGCCGTGTGTCTCGGTCTGTCCGGTCGACGCACTCGTCAAGAAGGACGACGGCTTCGTCGACGTGCGCGATGACGTCTGTATCGGGTGCCAGTACTGCCTCTCGGCCTGCCCGTTCGGCGCCCCGCAGTTCCCGGGCTCGAACGAGGGTGCGGCCAGTATCTTCGGCACGGGTGGGACGATGGACAAGTGTACCATGTGCGAGGAGCGCCAGGAGGTGGGCAAGGGGCCCGCCTGCGCTGAGGAGTGTGCGACTGACGCCATCCTCGTCGGCAGCAGCGAGCAGATTGCCGACGAACTCGAGAAGCGTGACTCGGGCAGCTTCTTCAACGACCAGGCGATGCAGATTGTCTTCGGTGAAGAAGACGCGACGGAGGCGTTCGGCGTATGA